A genomic segment from Nematostella vectensis chromosome 6, jaNemVect1.1, whole genome shotgun sequence encodes:
- the LOC5520899 gene encoding serine protease inhibitor dipetalogastin, whose product MCRILLTLLVVVAIVSAAQARKDRVKKAKDCSRPCPRILTPVCGSDRVSYSNMCAFRNAQCLALEQGQKLLLQYEGECGKPKPIKKAKVSKVNNNGRRKEKNRGQKRPKRCRPDTTHCKTINSTRNAVCDSNGTTHSTYCHFKVAQCKAALAGQNLSLRYKGVCGKPKRQVVCPQESQCDLKNRPICGEDEKTYRNLCLFLVAKCKAKKDGRRLKLKYRGACGNPTPRKSCPPRTCPKQDKPVCGSDGKTYRNGCELATAKCALPKGQKRQLTLKHRGPCGAPITAKPCMTKQKCRRKRDPVCGSDGVTYRSKCHLRVAKCLRKRKRRSQLVLKHMGPCGKLVNGIGK is encoded by the exons ATGTGCCGGATTCTACTAACACTTCTGGTCGTGGTGGCGATAGTTTCGG CTGCACAAGCCAGGAAGGACCGAGTGAAGAAGGCGAAAGATTGTTCCCGCCCTTGTCCGAGAATTCTCACGCCAGTCTGTGGCAGCGACCGTGTGAGCTACAGCAACATGTGCGCCTTCAGGAACGCGCAATGCCTCGCTCTCGAACAAGGCCAAAAGCTGCTGCTTCAGTACGAAGGGGAGTGCGGGAAACCAAAACCaatcaaaaaagcaaaagtcaGCAAAGTCAATAATAATGGAAGGCGTAAAGAGAAAAATAGAGGGCAGAAAAGACCAAAGAGATGCCGCCCTGATACTACCCACTGCAAGACCATCAACTCTACCCGAAATGCCGTCTGCGACAGCAACGGCACGACTCATAGTACTTACTGTCATTTCAAAGTCGCCCAGTGTAAGGCAGCTCTTGCTGGACAGAATTTGAGCCTGCGATATAAGGGTGTCTGCGGTAAGCCCAAGCGGCAAGTCGTAtgtccacaggaatcccagtGTGATCTAAAAAACAGACCGATTTGCGGAGAAGACGAGAAAACGTACAGAAACCTGTGTCTTTTCCTTGTCGCCAAATGTAAAGCGAAGAAGGATGGAAGGCGGCTGAAGCTCAAGTATAGGG GTGCCTGTGGAAACCCAACTCCTCGCAAGTCTTGTCCCCCGCGAACCTGCCCAAAACAGGACAAACCGGTTTGTGGCTCAGACGGAAAAACCTACAGAAACGGCTGTGAATTGGCGACAGCAAAATGTGCCCTACCTAAggggcaaaaacgacaactgaCCCTTAAACATCGGGGACCCTGTGGCGCCCCTATCACAGCAAAACCGTGCATGACCAAGCAGAAATGCCGCCGAAAGCGTGACCCTGTGTGCGGCTCGGATGGCGTGACTTATCGGAGCAAATGTCACCTGCGAGTGGCAAAGTGTCTGCGCAAGCGCAAAAGGCGATCTCAGCTTGTGCTCAAGCACATGGGGCCCTGCGGAAAACTCGTGAACGGAATAGGAAAGTAA
- the LOC5520904 gene encoding potassium voltage-gated channel subfamily D member 1, protein MDPFPNSHNGKRIEPGSKNASKKAMARVGETFARSSFKVTRVRPKRIKLNVGGYQFEILKDNLKKYPDTLLGGERKKYFYDDDRKEYFFDRDPIMFKYILDFYRTGDFHISNKSPDCIEAISDELAFFGIPKEFVSSCCCENIDFEHKMEEELDDEGLDPASFGRKEKLYEFLTNTKSSCAASMFSYFFVLVIVVNIIMINVETLECAISKSCGEYYENTFFIIDSFCVAVFTFEFGARLYSCPSRKAFIKNGTNVIDYIGILPYYIGIFEKIFESNNVQLEFLITALRIFRIFRVTKLARHSDRFMNLLKSIRDAAGELGGILFSFLALMIMFSSVIYFTEQKMSDGPPNKPSQFSSIPAAFWYTLVTMTTLGYGDIVPVTFLGKIIGSMCALIGVLLLALPVPIIEEKLSANTKRTARKSDAKKHKNHSVYATSKRLTHSIMSINRLKNRLKKRVEVHLSTSSLGNEMSVIAHEGETGTSGVHPRHGQENIEMSYVSGSHSPVHRPRQSPKHAPNRATINANNICDPPRCLGTSNGSAMAGCHGDEGLSSSGDTLVPSSKECIARIPVECEYLSIEHGIPV, encoded by the exons atggaTCCTTTTCCTAATTCACACAATGGGAAGAGAATTGAGCCCGGATCGAAGAACGCATCGAAAAAGGCAATGGCTCGAGTGGGAGAAACATTCGCACGATCTTCGTTCAAAGTGACGCGAGTTAGACCCAAAAGAATCAAGCTAAATGTTGGAGGTTACCAGTTTGAAATTCTAAAGGATAACTTAAAGAAATACCCAGATACTTTATTAGGTGgtgaaagaaagaaatatttcTATGACGACGATAGAAAGGAGTACTTTTTCGACCGAGACCCAATCATGTTCAAGTACATCCTGGACTTCTATCGAACCGGTGATTTCCACATTTCTAACAAGTCACCAGACTGTATAGAAGCGATTTCAGACGAACTCGCTTTCTTTGGAATTCCTAAAGAGTTTGTTTCCTCTTGCTGTTGTGAGAATATAGACTTTGAACACAAGATGGAAGAAGAACTGGACGATGAAGGACTAGACCCTGCGTCATTTggcagaaaagaaaaattgtaTGAGTTTTTGACGAATACAAAGAGTAGCTGTGCTGCGTCAATGTTCAGTTATTTTTTCGTCCTCGTTATTGTAGTCAACATCATCATGATAAATGTGGAGACGCTCGAATGTGCAATTAGCAAATCGTGCGGGGAATATTATGAAAATACTTTCTTTATCATCGACTCGTTCTGTGTAGCTGTTTTCACCTTCGAATTCGGGGCACGATTGTACTCATGCCCGAGTCGAAAAGCATTCATCAAAAACGGGACAAACGTTATTGACTATATCGGTATTTTGCCCTACTATATCGGGATTTTTGAAAAGATCTTTGAATCTAATAATGTACAGCTAGAGTTTCTGATCACTGCTTTGAGAATTTTCAGGATCTTTCGGGTGACCAAGCTAGCAAGGCATTCCGACAGGTTTATGAATCTTCTGAAGTCCATAAGGGATGCAGCCGGCGAGCTCGGGGGGATCCTGTTCTCGTTCCTAGCTCTCATGATTATGTTCTCTTCCGTTATCTACTTCACGGAGCAGAAAATGTCCGACGGTCCCCCGAACAAACCGTCCCAGTTCTCAAGCATCCCGGCTGCCTTCTGGTATACGCTTGTTACCATGACAACATTAGG TTATGGTGATATAGTACCAGTGACATTCCTGGGTAAGATCATTGGCAGCATGTGCGCGTTGATCGGCGTGCTTCTACTTGCCCTCCCAGTGCCCATCATAGAGGAAAAG CTCAGCGCAAATACAAAGAGGACAGCTCGCAAGTCCGAcgcaaaaaaacacaaaaatcaCAGCGTGTACGCGACCTCCAAGAGGCTGACGCATTCGATAATGTCGATTAACCGCCTCAAGAACCGGCTAAAGAAGCGAGTGGAAGTCCACTTATCAACCTCCAGCCTTGGCAACGAGATGAGCGTAATCGCGCACGAGGGCGAGACAGGTACAAGCGGTGTGCATCCTCGACACGGGCAAGAGAACATTGAGATGAGCTACGTCTCTGGAAGCCATTCGCCA GTACACAGACCGCGACAAAGTCCCAAGCATGCTCCCAACCGAGCTACCATCAATGCGAACAACATCTGCGATCCGCCCCGCTGTCTTGGAACATCCAACGGCAGCGCAATGGCGGGTTGCCATGGTGATGAAGGCTTGTCAAGCTCGGGGGATACGCTAGTCCCAAGCTCTAAGGAATGCATAGCTAGGATACCTGTGGAATGTGAATATCTTTCAATCGAGcatgggattcctgtgtaa
- the LOC116604125 gene encoding uncharacterized protein LOC116604125, with amino-acid sequence MEIITRLLFLLLFVQGTEVIANRTVYVSRAHGHDTDSCGDNPSMPCKSLTRGFRRLPPGGTLALDGTDTEKDPYDCGSKKSLYINIGFTMVSSKSKACISCTGDGIHVNLTMSQNHSQVAMSQLVFKKTQLVFLNPNILIQECTLIDAAIHVWLAPSLTRSITLSGVVFADNSECLKVEVVGIPRVLSNLMLQLKNVLFQRNLKNKSTPALVEITGRTFLTSVWSNVSVMGNALPLFSCDVHVIHQICKAININGNIIRGFQEKSIFHVNASTANVTFSNIFSNGNDGFGFLTVASDNVMVEISDSNFTGHHSRTASGIVNIPTGRNIEVRLLSSNFTKSNGTVGGVLSISDGKNKNVKLRMRNISIFKCSGGGLGGSVVIGRKARTSKTNYIFFGVTNLDIDAMDVLASKNHGLPDDQQNCVFCLFGNRNLKVNLKGVRFVCNKGKIGPLSIRHLGGRQGDVEVNMTKTLFIDNRASKGMAFIKATDSSKINKFVVRIEHSESIGNKKSPIQTDAFEVYINHFTCTDTPLCFILKQNLKGARTIWHIKNSYFGRNKICISTFLGKQPRYIDILLKNITVYNNTISSGSPGLSINLGRASNAQLFTRANVSLQNVRFIDNQVHSGNSFLFGITVPARNGTVNITIRNTLFEKNYYLKSRMKSEVSSLLLFHMPDDPISMFDHKLTKGPCPRKRFVYKNVLNFEKVIFRRNTAYNSIIFLKNGFSSFNGCFFKDNNVQNPEGGSQIYQEEGTAGLQIANSEFLRTMKPPFPPRIKNENEAVPSTPFLRVQGNGPFEVFNSSFRSTFLETLSTGTFISKTGFVHIDNDTMFSCPVGSYAKLTDTSHTIFSDSGKCSINITKLIYECKSCPKAHYSLQSGLYFGTQKKKFIPCLPCPFGASCSYNIKSEHDFWGYVVCNKTDGLNFTNCPEKYCTVPRTVSNASVYNSCYGNRTGLLCGACAEGFTESLFCTHCRRRESCNDAWFWVVAVFYSALLAAYILYKPQFVSYMIHKSFWFKGEVPNSRVSQMHEHGYTKIVFYFYQVADVIMLQPYAEILARTKLVILIVSLFNFKVKVVDVNFGCPFPGLTAVTKELFWSLSVFLTMSFLPMLYGVECLYCRIKKRPKPFLAAYLAAVVEILLLGYERLGETSLKLLSCVPLVVHGEKQLRLFHDAHIRCWNWWQYLLMAYNLTFMIPFIFVLFFGSVKLHRRQISPNWFIAACCFPLPVIVVWLILYLRRKQRSTSEYNESFRGRETRSALMEVLGEAFREPAGPNKGAIYWESVLTARRFVFLCLAAFITSPAHRLLIITIICVINLVHTLIVTPYKKRGANYLAVALLFVHVVLAVANLGRAVLISAGARARGPIKDLMEYLEVLQVFLLSVLPALLLLLAVLMVLSQIMRLMLIVLKIGINTWKARKCTCRNPEQEESNYESLIYPFERSHLN; translated from the exons ATGGAGATAATAACCCGTCTATTGTTTCTGCTGCTTTTTGTTCAAG GTACCGAAGTCATAGCAAACAGAACAGTGTACGTGTCACGTGCACACGGCCATGACACTGACAGCTGCGGCGATAATCCCAGCATGCCTTGCAAGAGTCTTACCCGAGGCTTCCGTCGCCTCCCCCCTGGGGGAACACTTGCTTTGGATGGTACCGATACAGAGAAGGATCCTTATGACTGCGGGTCCAAGAAAAGTCTGTATATCAACATTGGGTTTACGATGGTGAGTTCTAAGAGCAAGGCTTGTATCTCGTGCACTGGCGATGGGATACACGTGAACTTAACGATGTCCCAGAACCACAGCCAAGTCGCTATGAGTCAACTTGTATTCAAGAAAACACAGCTCGTATTTCTTAACCCGAATATTCTTATACAGGAATGCACGCTCATAGATGCGGCGATCCACGTGTGGCTTGCGCCGAGTCTGACCCGAAGTATCACTCTCTCAGGAGTTGTCTTTGCCGATAACTCAGAATGTCTTAAGGTGGAGGTTGTCGGAATTCCTAGAGTTTTATCCAATCTTATGCTGCAATTGAAAAATGTATTATTTCAAAGAAATCTGAAGAACAAGTCCACGCCTGCCCTTGTTGAGATAACTGGGAGAACTTTTTTAACATCCGTTTGGTCGAACGTCTCAGTTATGGGAAATGCGCTCCCCCTTTTTAGTTGTGACGTTCATGTGATTCATCAGATTTGCAAAGCTATAAACATCAATGGCAACATCATTCGCGGGTTCcaagaaaaaagtattttccaCGTCAATGCTTCTACAGCCAATGTTACCTTCAGTAACATCTTTTCAAATGGTAACGATGGCTTTGGCTTTCTTACAGTTGCATCAGATAACGTCATGGTTGAAATCAGTGACTCAAATTTTACAGGACACCATAGTAGGACAGCAAGCGGTATTGTAAACATCCCAACAGGACGAAACATTGAGGTAAGACTTCTAAGCTcaaactttacaaaaagtaatGGGACCGTTGGAGGTGTTCTGAGCATAAGTGACGGCAAGAACAAAAATGTTAAACTGCGCATGAGAAATATCAGCATATTCAAGTGTAGCGGCGGTGGATTGGGTGGTTCCGTTGTTATAGGAAGAAAGGCAAGGACAAGTAAGACGAATTATATATTCTTTGGAGTAACAAATCTCGACATAGATGCCATGGATGTACTAGCAAGTAAAAACCATGGACTACCAGATGATCAACAGAACTGTGTTTTCTGTCTCTTTGGTAACAGAAACCTCAAAGTGAACTTAAAGGGCGTCAGATTTGTGTGCAACAAAGGAAAGATCGGGCCCCTCTCTATCCGTCATCTTGGTGGTCGCCAAGGCGATGTAGAGGTGAATATGACAAAAACTTTGTTTATTGATAATCGTGCAAGTAAAGGGATGGCTTTCATTAAAGCAACGGATTCaagtaaaataaacaaattcgTTGTGAGAATAGAGCATTCTGAGTCTATTGGAAACAAAAAGAGTCCAATCCAAACAGACGCCTTCGAGGTATATATTAACCACTTCACTTGTACTGACACACCCCTCTGTTTTATCCTAAAACAGAACTTAAAGGGAGCACGAACCATTTGGCACATTAAGAATTCCTATTTTGGCAGGAACAAAATATGCATTTCAACGTTTCTCGGAAAGCAACCTCGATATATCGACatattattaaaaaacatCACAGTTTACAATAATACAATTTCGAGTGGATCACCTGGATTAAGCATTAACTTGGGGAGAGCTTCAAATGCTCAACTTTTTACAAGGGCTAATGTCTCCTTGCAGAACGTCCGGTTTATTGACAACCAAGTTCACTCGGGAAATAGTTTTCTGTTTGGTATCACAGTGCCTGCACGGAACGGAACAGTGAATATTACAATAAGAAACACGCTTTTTGAGAAGAACTATTACTTAAAAAGTAGAATGAAAAGTGAAGTATCCAGCTTGCTTCTTTTCCATATGCCTGATGACCCTATCTCAATGTTCGACCATAAACTGACGAAGGGTCCTTGTCCAAGAAAAcgttttgtttacaaaaacGTTCTTAATTTCGAAAAAGTAATATTTAGACGTAATACCGCCTACAATTCAATTATCTTTCTTAAAAACGGCTTCTCTTCATTTAATGGCTGCTTTTTCAAGGACAACAACGTACAGAACCCCGAAGGAGGGTCGCAGATCTACCAGGAAGAAGGAACTGCTGGTCTTCAAATTGCAAATTCTGAATTTCTAAGAACCATGAAGCCACCTTTTCCGCCAAGGATTAAAAACGAAAACGAAGCTGTCCCATCGACGCCTTTCCTTCGTGTTCAAGGAAATGGCCCGTTTGAAGTGTTTAATTCAAGCTTTAGGTCAACTTTCCTAGAAACGTTGAGCACAGGAACTTTTATCTCAAAGACTGGCTTTGTTCATATTGATAATGACACCATGTTTTCATGCCCTGTAGGCAGCTATGCAAAACTCACTGACACATCCCACACCATTTTCTCAGATTCTGGAAAATGCAGCATTAATATCACTAAATTGATCTACGAATGTAAATCCTGCCCAAAAGCACATTACAGCCTTCAGAGTGGACTTTACTTTGGAACCCAGAAGAAAAAGTTCATTCCATGTCTGCCTTGTCCGTTCGGAGCGAGCTGTAGTTACAACATCAAAAGTGAGCATGATTTCTGGGGTTATGTGGTGTGTAACAAAACCGATGGACTCAACTTTACCAATTGCCCTGAAAAATACTGCACGGTTCCGCGCACTGTTAGTAACGCATCAGTGTATAACAGCTGCTATGGCAACCGAACTGGTTTGCTGTGTGGAGCATGCGCGGAAGGGTTCACGGAGAGCCTGTTTTGTACGCATTGTCGTCGACGGGAGAGCTGTAATGATGCCTGGTTCTGGGTGGTTGCCGTTTTTTACTCGGCTCTGCTGGCTGCTTATATCCTATACAAGCCTCAATTTGTCTCTTACATGATACATAAATCCTTTTGGTTCAAAGGGGAAGTACCCAATTCCAGGGTATCCCAAATGCACGAGCATGGGTATACCAAGATTGTGTTCTACTTCTACCAAGTGGCAGATGTCATCATGCTGCAGCCGTACGCAGAAATCCTTGCTCGTACCAAACTTGTAATCCTCATCGTATCCCTCTTCAACTTTAAAGTCAAAGTAGTTGATGTTAACTTTGGTTGCCCTTTCCCGGGTCTGACTGCAGTAACCAAAGAACTATTTTGGTCGCTCAGTGTCTTCTTGACAATGTCCTTTCTGCCGATGCTATACGGAGTAGAGTGCTTGTACTGCAGGATCAAGAAGCGACCGAAGCCATTCTTGGCGGCGTATCTGGCTGCTGTAGTAGAGATCCTCTTGCTTGGTTACGAGCGGCTCGGTGAGACGTCCTTGAAGCTTCTGAGCTGCGTCCCACTCGTTGTCCACGGGGAGAAGCAGCTGAGACTGTTCCATGACGCTCATATCAGGTGCTGGAACTGGTGGCAGTATCTTCTAATGGCGTACAACCTGACCTTCATGATCCCTTTCATCTTTGTCTTATTCTTCGGCTCGGTGAAGCTCCATCGTAGGCAAATTTCCCCAAATTGGTTCATCGCTGCCTGCTGCTTCCCCTTACCTGTGATTGTAGTCTGGCTCATCTTGTATCTTAGAAGAAAACAGAGGAGTACTAGCGAGTACAACGAGAGCTTCCGAGGCCGTGAGACTAGGTCCGCCTTGATGGAGGTCCTTGGCGAAGCGTTCCGTGAGCCTGCAGGACCCAATAAAGGAGCCATTTACTGGGAGAGCGTCCTCACAGCTCGGCGCTTCGTGTTCCTGTGCCTTGCTGCGTTCATCACCTCACCTGCCCACCGTCTgcttatcatcaccatcatctgtGTCATCAACTTGGTGCATACTTTGATAGTGACGCCGTATAAGAAGCGCGGAGCTAACTACCTGGCGGTGGCATTACTGTTTGTGCATGTCGTGCTGGCGGTGGCTAACCTCGGTAGGGCGGTGCTGATATCTGCGGGTGCACGTGCACGCGGCCCTATCAAGGACCTTATGGAGTATTTAGAGGTTTTGCAAGTCTTCTTGCTAAGCGTGCTCCCGGCGCTCCTACTTCTTCTGGCCGTACTCATGGTCCTTTCTCAGATAATGAGGCTCATGCTGATAGTCCTGAAAATTGGCATCAACACATGGAAAGCGCGGAAGTGTACTTGCAGGAACCCGGAACAAGAGGAATCCAACTACGAATCACTGATTTATCCCTTTGAGCGTAGCCATTTGAATTGA